The Thermoleophilia bacterium nucleotide sequence CGACAAACAGCCTCGCCCAATAGTAACGCGCCGCCCGACCTTCGACGTTGTTCGGGTCTCCCGAACGAACGTCGCGCGCCATAGCAGCCAGGAAGTGCCAGTCCGGACTGCCGAAGTGCCGTAGATTGGCCGCTTGCCCGGCGACTTTGGCGCGAACAATCTGCCCCCACGCGTTCTTGCGCCGCGGAAGCGTCATGGAAGCCTGCGCTCGCTGACGAGCTCCAACCCGCGTGTGCGTCGACCACGCATACATGCCGGCACTCGGCACTCCGCTCCATCCGCAGATAAGGGTGATAACGTCGAACTTCGCCAACTGATGGAGAACGGAAGGCCCAACACCGACATTTAGACCCAGCAATACGGTCGCAACATCAGCAAGTGGGATAGTTGCCGATGCCCCATCATTTGAGCACACGACAAGCTGGCCGCGTCTGTAGCTAACTTGACCGGCGAAAGCAGAGAGATCGATGACCCGCCAGCTGTCGATGAGGAGTCCCTTACCCGGACGTCATCCTGCTCTCCAGCATGTCGGCAGACTACGATCCGACTTGAGCCTTTCGCGACCAAGGATATCTCTGCGAACTACTCTGGCTTTGCATGTGCCAAGGACGACATCGACAGACGGTAGCCATCCACCGCCGGCAATTGCCTTATGCACTCCGTCCGAAGCATCCTCAGGCACTCCCTCTCCGGCGAGCCCACGCGGTCGCAAGCGGAGTCTGCTCTCAGTGAAGAACCCATCGCAGACCCAACGTGTGGTGCCCGGGTACGCGGCGA carries:
- the cas1 gene encoding type II CRISPR-associated endonuclease Cas1; the protein is MDSWRVIDLSAFAGQVSYRRGQLVVCSNDGASATIPLADVATVLLGLNVGVGPSVLHQLAKFDVITLICGWSGVPSAGMYAWSTHTRVGARQRAQASMTLPRRKNAWGQIVRAKVAGQAANLRHFGSPDWHFLAAMARDVRSGDPNNVEGRAARYYWARLFVEDEDGFSRCPQGASGRNALLDYGYAVLRGYGVRAVLSAGLSSSVGVFHRNRSNAFNLVDDLIEPFRPAIDCVVAGLPVESSLEDRSVKEALVESSTQAFTSAGASVATTLTDLAQQLGRYAEGDIDRLTVPAWSGPQTQEILEHAS